The Edaphobacter sp. 12200R-103 genome contains a region encoding:
- a CDS encoding OmpA family protein: protein MLKMKPGAIIAGVALAAVSLVPVGSLRGHAQEPNPMAQQAPPDDNKITKESEGVYLYRVKVVQRDLDAVNYLHRSGSTQIAFKGTPLLPMAKGEAKVTSERGGITIDARFQGLPPANSFGREYLTYVLWAITPDGRPNNLGEILPAGDKNNITVTTALQSFGLVVTAEPYFSVTQPSDLVVLENQIIQDKTTGVLEKVNAHYMLLPRGTYAETAGQNSVLNPITRDEKMPLELYEANNALRIAQQAGADKYAKEIYSEAILDLKNATDILSAKKRDTKMGITYARQAVQRAEDARLVTLRRQAAERQHNAELARQKAQLEAQQAQLQAQQSALAAERARAAQAQADADRARAEAAAAQAQAQAAEAKKSADSAQQARERLRSQLNSVLATSETARGLIVNMSDVLFATGKYALKPSTQISLAKVAGILQSYPGLKLQVEGYTDNTGSEQFNQKLSENRAGAVRDFLVSQGVSPDNIVATGYGMAKPVADNNTSKGRALNRRVQLVVSGAAIGVEQKGPDAEVAPAPAPPPPPSSQYRGTANPQQ, encoded by the coding sequence ATGTTGAAGATGAAGCCAGGGGCGATCATCGCTGGCGTTGCTCTTGCTGCGGTAAGCCTGGTTCCGGTGGGGAGCCTTCGAGGACACGCTCAGGAACCGAATCCAATGGCCCAGCAGGCGCCTCCGGATGACAACAAGATCACCAAGGAATCTGAGGGTGTTTACCTGTACCGGGTAAAAGTCGTCCAGCGCGACCTGGACGCGGTGAACTATCTGCATCGCAGCGGTTCGACACAGATCGCCTTCAAGGGGACACCTCTGCTCCCCATGGCCAAGGGCGAGGCCAAAGTAACCAGCGAACGGGGAGGAATCACGATCGACGCGCGTTTTCAGGGATTGCCGCCGGCCAACAGCTTTGGCCGCGAGTACCTGACGTATGTGCTGTGGGCGATTACCCCTGACGGGCGTCCGAATAACCTGGGAGAGATTCTTCCTGCCGGAGACAAGAACAACATCACCGTCACCACGGCGCTGCAGTCTTTCGGTTTAGTCGTCACTGCCGAGCCTTATTTTTCGGTGACGCAGCCCAGCGACCTGGTGGTGCTGGAAAACCAGATCATCCAGGACAAGACGACCGGCGTGCTCGAGAAGGTGAATGCGCACTATATGTTGCTGCCGCGAGGGACCTATGCGGAGACAGCGGGGCAAAATTCGGTGCTCAATCCCATCACCCGCGACGAGAAGATGCCGCTTGAGCTGTATGAGGCGAACAACGCCCTGCGGATTGCGCAGCAGGCCGGGGCGGACAAATATGCCAAGGAGATCTACAGCGAAGCAATTCTGGATCTGAAGAACGCGACCGATATTCTCTCGGCCAAGAAGCGCGACACGAAGATGGGAATCACCTATGCGCGTCAGGCGGTGCAGCGCGCCGAGGATGCTCGTTTAGTGACGCTGCGCCGGCAGGCTGCCGAACGTCAGCACAATGCGGAATTGGCGCGGCAGAAGGCGCAGCTTGAGGCGCAGCAGGCCCAGCTTCAGGCACAACAGTCGGCCCTTGCGGCCGAGCGTGCCCGCGCTGCTCAGGCCCAGGCGGATGCGGACCGGGCCCGCGCTGAAGCGGCTGCGGCTCAGGCCCAAGCTCAGGCAGCTGAGGCGAAGAAGAGTGCCGACAGCGCCCAGCAGGCTCGCGAACGGCTGCGCTCGCAGCTTAACAGTGTGCTCGCAACCAGCGAGACCGCACGCGGCCTGATCGTGAATATGTCCGACGTCCTCTTTGCTACCGGCAAATACGCCTTGAAGCCGTCTACACAGATCAGCCTGGCCAAGGTGGCTGGAATTCTGCAGTCGTATCCGGGTCTGAAGCTCCAGGTTGAGGGATATACAGATAACACGGGAAGTGAACAGTTCAATCAGAAGCTGTCGGAGAATCGTGCCGGGGCCGTTCGCGATTTTCTGGTCTCCCAGGGAGTTTCGCCCGACAACATTGTGGCGACGGGATACGGCATGGCGAAGCCTGTTGCAGATAACAACACATCGAAGGGCCGGGCGCTGAATCGACGTGTGCAACTGGTGGTTTCGGGAGCGGCGATCGGTGTGGAACAGAAAGGACCGGATGCAGAGGTGGCCCCCGCTCCTGCCCCGCCGCCACCTCCTTCCTCTCAATACCGCGGTACGGCGAATCCGCAGCAATAG
- a CDS encoding GvpL/GvpF family gas vesicle protein yields the protein MAWYAYCIAERQSFPELCRHRRPMPLTGVTGLFGNQTFLFPASDLAVIVSEHNVEDSARMDQQCQKDHARVVADCFKHSTVLPFRFGTTFQDDDALRRSVRSNQRHFLANVERLRGKAEMHLKVLVDDTCPGASAHLRDLAVGQEYLTSLRESASRQRERQSKARALSVQMHRMFLPLAEEITCKRMESGKMLLDIAHLIDNKTVERYQNKYTSALQQMKECQMQLSGPWPPYHFVHRSNGHQHSA from the coding sequence ATGGCATGGTACGCCTATTGCATTGCAGAAAGACAGTCCTTTCCGGAGCTTTGCCGGCATCGTCGTCCGATGCCGCTGACCGGAGTAACGGGACTGTTTGGAAATCAGACCTTTCTCTTTCCAGCCAGCGATCTTGCTGTAATCGTCTCCGAGCATAATGTTGAAGACAGTGCCCGGATGGATCAGCAATGTCAGAAAGACCACGCCCGCGTTGTCGCTGACTGCTTCAAACACTCCACAGTCCTGCCTTTTCGCTTTGGAACCACCTTTCAGGACGATGACGCGCTGCGCCGCTCCGTCCGGTCCAATCAACGCCACTTTCTTGCCAACGTCGAACGTCTTCGCGGCAAAGCGGAGATGCATCTCAAGGTCCTTGTGGACGATACCTGCCCCGGCGCAAGCGCTCATCTCCGGGACCTGGCGGTCGGACAGGAGTATCTGACCAGCCTTCGCGAGAGCGCCAGCCGTCAGCGTGAGCGTCAATCGAAGGCGCGGGCGCTGTCGGTCCAGATGCACCGCATGTTTCTCCCCCTTGCGGAGGAGATCACCTGTAAGCGTATGGAATCCGGCAAGATGCTGCTGGATATCGCCCATCTGATTGACAACAAGACGGTGGAACGCTACCAGAACAAATACACCTCAGCCCTGCAGCAGATGAAGGAATGCCAGATGCAGCTCTCCGGGCCCTGGCCTCCCTATCATTTCGTTCATCGCTCCAACGGCCACCAGCACTCGGCCTGA